One part of the Treponema peruense genome encodes these proteins:
- the gltA gene encoding NADPH-dependent glutamate synthase, which translates to MEHISAEKLAELGKAEYTKVEALLKKGPLTNKDRMAIPQQEMPTGIPTVRARQMSEVALGYSAEQAVVEANRCLQCKNQPCVSGCPVNVHIPEFVAQVALGKFKEAADIIKETNLLPAICGRVCPQEKQCQGQCTVGKVYKSAEKSVSIGRLERFVADYERNNNLATAPKVAASTGKKVAVIGSGPAGLTVAADCRRAGHDVTVFEAFHKAGGVMVYGIPEFRLPKSIVQNEVENLKKMGVKFEMNFLVGRTSTVQQILTEKGFDAAFIGTGAGLPKFFGIKGENYIGVFSANEYLTRANLMKAYEKGVADTPFYEAKTVVVCGGGNVAMDAARMALRLGAEKVYVVYRRTRNEMPARREEVDHAEEEGVEFRFLENPVEILGDAETGKVTGLKALSYELGEPDASGRRKPVEIKGSEHDIPCDAVIVALGNNSNPLIPKTTSEINVDAKGHITVDENQTTSMTKVWAGGDIVLGAATVILAMGEGRKAAASINEYLAK; encoded by the coding sequence ATGGAACATATTAGTGCAGAAAAACTTGCCGAACTTGGCAAGGCTGAATATACAAAAGTCGAGGCTCTCCTTAAGAAAGGTCCTCTTACAAACAAAGACCGCATGGCTATTCCGCAGCAGGAAATGCCTACGGGAATTCCAACAGTCCGCGCAAGACAGATGAGTGAAGTTGCCCTCGGTTACTCTGCGGAACAGGCCGTTGTAGAAGCAAACCGCTGTCTTCAGTGTAAGAACCAGCCGTGTGTTTCGGGATGTCCTGTAAATGTACACATTCCTGAATTCGTAGCACAGGTTGCACTCGGCAAGTTCAAGGAAGCCGCTGATATAATTAAAGAAACAAATCTTCTTCCTGCGATCTGCGGTCGTGTATGTCCTCAGGAAAAGCAGTGTCAGGGACAATGTACAGTAGGAAAAGTCTACAAATCTGCCGAAAAGTCAGTAAGCATCGGCCGTCTTGAACGTTTTGTTGCCGACTACGAGCGCAATAATAATCTTGCTACAGCACCAAAAGTTGCAGCATCTACAGGAAAAAAAGTAGCAGTAATCGGTTCGGGCCCTGCAGGACTTACTGTAGCGGCAGACTGTCGCCGCGCAGGACACGACGTAACTGTATTTGAAGCTTTCCACAAAGCCGGTGGTGTTATGGTATACGGAATCCCTGAATTCCGCCTTCCAAAGTCAATCGTACAGAATGAAGTAGAAAATCTCAAAAAGATGGGCGTTAAGTTCGAAATGAACTTCCTTGTAGGCCGCACTTCTACCGTACAGCAGATTCTTACAGAAAAGGGATTCGATGCTGCCTTTATAGGAACAGGAGCCGGACTTCCAAAATTCTTCGGAATCAAGGGTGAAAACTACATCGGTGTATTCAGCGCAAACGAATATCTTACACGCGCAAATCTTATGAAAGCATACGAAAAGGGCGTTGCAGACACACCGTTCTATGAAGCAAAAACCGTTGTAGTATGCGGTGGCGGTAACGTAGCAATGGATGCAGCACGTATGGCTCTTCGTCTTGGTGCAGAAAAAGTATATGTAGTATACCGCCGCACAAGAAATGAAATGCCAGCCCGCCGCGAAGAAGTAGATCATGCAGAGGAAGAAGGAGTAGAGTTCCGCTTCCTTGAAAATCCTGTAGAAATACTCGGAGATGCAGAAACAGGCAAAGTAACCGGGCTCAAGGCACTCAGCTACGAACTGGGCGAACCTGACGCAAGTGGCCGCCGTAAGCCTGTGGAAATAAAGGGAAGTGAACATGACATTCCGTGTGATGCAGTAATCGTTGCTCTCGGAAACAATTCAAATCCTCTTATTCCAAAGACAACAAGCGAAATAAATGTTGACGCAAAGGGACACATCACTGTAGACGAAAACCAGACTACAAGTATGACAAAGGTTTGGGCCGGCGGAGACATTGTTCTTGGTGCAGCAACGGTAATTCTTGCCATGGGCGAAGGTCGCAAGGCTGCCGCAAGCATTAACGAATATCTGGCAAAATAA
- a CDS encoding sulfide/dihydroorotate dehydrogenase-like FAD/NAD-binding protein, which translates to MNKILEKRQLSENVFYMKFEAADIAENRKAGQFLIVQVDTELGERIPLTIADADAKAGWVAIVFQVVGATTYKISKLNPGDYLAGVLGPLGTPSVIEKYDAPVVCVGGGIGTAPLYPIVQAFKAMGNTVKVIIAARTKDLLIFVDEMKAVADEVVIMTDDGSAGEKGVATIPLERYCQEEVPPAEVIAIGPPIMMKFACASTQKYNVKTTVSLNTIMIDGTGMCGGCRVSVGGETKFVCVDGPDFDGHQVDWNNMMMRMKSFKDKETESFHKCRLEAEAEKLAAK; encoded by the coding sequence ATGAATAAGATCCTTGAGAAAAGGCAGCTTTCAGAAAATGTATTCTACATGAAGTTTGAGGCGGCCGATATTGCCGAAAACCGCAAGGCCGGACAGTTTCTTATTGTTCAGGTCGACACAGAACTTGGGGAGCGCATTCCCCTTACTATTGCAGATGCCGATGCAAAAGCCGGATGGGTTGCAATTGTTTTTCAGGTAGTCGGTGCCACAACATATAAAATTTCAAAACTCAACCCCGGTGACTATCTTGCCGGAGTTCTTGGCCCGCTTGGAACACCGTCTGTAATAGAAAAGTACGACGCACCTGTAGTATGCGTTGGCGGTGGAATCGGAACAGCTCCCCTTTACCCGATTGTTCAGGCTTTTAAAGCAATGGGAAATACCGTAAAAGTAATTATCGCTGCAAGAACAAAGGATCTTCTTATTTTTGTAGACGAAATGAAAGCTGTTGCAGATGAAGTTGTAATAATGACAGATGACGGCTCTGCAGGAGAAAAGGGCGTTGCTACAATTCCGCTTGAACGCTATTGCCAGGAAGAAGTTCCCCCGGCAGAAGTTATTGCAATAGGACCGCCAATAATGATGAAATTTGCCTGCGCTTCAACACAGAAGTACAATGTAAAAACAACCGTTTCCCTTAACACAATTATGATTGACGGAACCGGAATGTGCGGTGGATGCCGTGTATCTGTCGGCGGCGAAACAAAATTCGTTTGCGTAGACGGACCTGACTTTGACGGACACCAGGTTGACTGGAACAACATGATGATGCGCATGAAGTCATTCAAGGACAAGGAAACAGAATCTTTCCACAAGTGCCGTCTTGAAGCCGAAGCAGAAAAACTTGCCGCAAAATAA
- a CDS encoding pyridoxal phosphate-dependent aminotransferase — MPQLSDRTATFTDSVIRRMTRVSNKYGAINLSQGFPDFEPPKPILDRLAEVTKENFHQYATTWGAQNFREALAKKHEHFSGQKVNPDTQIVVTCGSTEAMMAAMMSVTNPGDKVIVFSPFYENYGADTILSGATPIYVPLDPVNFNFDSNVLEDAFRQKPKAIIVCNPSNPCGKVFTYDELKIIADLAVKYDTFVITDEVYEHILYAPHKHVYMSTLPGMEDRTIICNSLSKTYSITGWRLGYTIANPQITERIKKVHDFLTVGAAAPLQEAAVTGLNFKDEYYAELQNHYTHMKNLFCGGLKNLGLKFNEPQGAYYVLLDISEYGWKSDLEFCDALAQKVGVGAVPGSSFFKEDVNNLIRFHFAKKDETLTEALNRLEKINVLKR; from the coding sequence ATGCCGCAACTTTCAGACAGAACAGCAACTTTTACAGATTCCGTAATCAGAAGAATGACACGCGTTTCAAATAAATACGGTGCAATAAATTTAAGCCAGGGTTTTCCTGATTTTGAACCTCCAAAACCGATTCTTGACCGCCTTGCAGAAGTTACAAAAGAAAATTTTCATCAGTATGCTACGACCTGGGGCGCACAGAATTTCCGCGAAGCACTTGCAAAAAAACACGAACATTTTTCAGGACAGAAAGTAAATCCCGATACACAAATCGTCGTAACCTGCGGTTCAACAGAAGCAATGATGGCTGCAATGATGAGCGTTACAAATCCCGGCGACAAAGTAATTGTCTTTTCTCCTTTTTACGAAAACTACGGCGCCGACACAATTCTTTCTGGAGCAACACCAATTTATGTTCCGCTTGATCCTGTAAATTTTAATTTTGATTCAAATGTTCTGGAAGATGCATTCAGACAAAAACCAAAGGCAATTATTGTCTGCAATCCGTCAAATCCGTGCGGCAAAGTTTTTACATACGATGAATTAAAAATTATCGCAGACCTTGCAGTCAAATACGACACTTTTGTAATCACCGATGAAGTTTACGAACACATTCTTTACGCACCGCATAAACACGTTTACATGTCAACGCTTCCGGGAATGGAAGACCGTACGATAATCTGCAATTCACTGAGCAAAACTTATTCAATTACAGGCTGGCGTTTGGGCTACACAATTGCAAATCCTCAAATTACCGAACGCATAAAAAAAGTTCACGACTTTTTAACTGTCGGAGCCGCAGCGCCTTTGCAGGAAGCCGCAGTTACAGGCCTTAATTTTAAAGATGAATATTACGCCGAACTTCAAAATCATTACACCCACATGAAAAATCTTTTTTGCGGCGGACTCAAAAATCTGGGGCTTAAATTCAACGAACCTCAGGGAGCATATTACGTTCTTTTGGACATAAGTGAATACGGCTGGAAAAGCGATCTGGAATTCTGTGATGCTCTTGCCCAAAAAGTCGGAGTAGGCGCTGTTCCGGGTTCAAGCTTTTTTAAGGAAGACGTAAACAATCTGATACGCTTTCACTTTGCAAAAAAAGACGAAACTCTGACAGAAGCCTTAAACCGCCTCGAAAAAATCAACGTGTTAAAAAGGTAG
- the asnB gene encoding asparagine synthase B encodes MCGFVGAFDLNSGSAPIDEGLKDQLRSQVLEMSRKIRHRGPDWSGVYTGDNAILSHERLAIVDPLSGKQPLVSDDGKIILAVNGEIYNHQEIRQKFAGKYNFKTQSDCEVIIPLYKEKGVNFLEDLSGIFAFALYDSEKDVYLIGRDEIGVIPLYQGWDKQGRYYVASELKALEGHCMTIEEFPNGCYFYSKDEKPVKWYHRDWEDFGAVENKPCATDAQGNVINASVIEGVKEGLETAVKKQLMSDVPYGVLLSGGLDSSIIAAITQKFSKKRVESGDSQDAWWPRLHSFAVGLEGSPDLVAAKKAADYIGTVHHEVHFTIQEALDALPDVIYHIETYDITTVRASTPMYLLARVIKSMGIKMVLSGEGSDELFGGYLYFHKAPNAREFHEELVRKMSKLHLYDCLRANKSLAAWGVEGRVPFLDKDFIDVAMRLNPLDKMNIRLPDGKQRMEKWILRKAFEDMLPENICWRQKEQFSDGVGYSWIDTLKEMTARKVSDAEFAQRAKRFPVNTPVTKEEYYYREIYSRFFPSESAALTVPHEAGVACSTAKALEWDAAWKNMDEPSGRAIAGVHDKAY; translated from the coding sequence ATGTGTGGATTTGTCGGTGCATTTGATTTGAACAGCGGTTCAGCTCCAATAGACGAAGGACTCAAAGACCAGCTGCGTTCACAGGTTCTTGAGATGTCAAGAAAGATTCGCCATCGTGGTCCGGACTGGAGCGGCGTTTATACAGGAGACAATGCCATTCTTTCACACGAGAGACTTGCAATTGTAGACCCTCTCAGCGGAAAGCAGCCTCTTGTAAGCGACGACGGAAAAATAATTCTTGCCGTTAACGGTGAAATCTACAATCATCAGGAAATAAGACAGAAGTTTGCCGGAAAATACAACTTCAAGACACAGAGTGACTGCGAAGTAATTATTCCGCTTTACAAAGAAAAGGGCGTAAACTTTCTGGAAGATTTAAGCGGAATCTTCGCTTTTGCCCTCTACGACAGCGAAAAAGACGTTTACCTTATAGGCCGTGATGAAATAGGTGTTATTCCGCTTTACCAGGGCTGGGACAAACAGGGCCGCTATTATGTAGCAAGCGAACTTAAGGCACTTGAAGGCCACTGCATGACAATAGAAGAATTCCCCAACGGATGCTACTTTTATTCAAAAGATGAAAAGCCCGTAAAATGGTACCACCGCGACTGGGAAGATTTTGGTGCCGTGGAAAACAAGCCTTGTGCAACTGACGCACAGGGAAATGTAATAAACGCTTCTGTAATTGAAGGTGTAAAAGAAGGACTCGAAACTGCTGTAAAAAAGCAGCTCATGAGCGATGTTCCTTACGGTGTACTTCTTTCAGGCGGACTCGACTCAAGCATTATTGCGGCCATAACACAGAAATTTTCAAAGAAACGCGTAGAAAGCGGTGACAGTCAGGATGCATGGTGGCCGCGCCTGCACAGTTTTGCGGTAGGACTTGAAGGTTCGCCTGATCTTGTTGCAGCAAAAAAAGCCGCAGACTATATCGGAACAGTACACCACGAAGTTCACTTTACAATTCAGGAAGCACTTGATGCCCTGCCTGATGTAATTTACCACATCGAAACTTACGACATTACAACAGTACGTGCAAGTACACCAATGTATCTTCTGGCACGTGTAATCAAATCTATGGGAATAAAGATGGTACTCAGCGGGGAAGGCAGCGATGAGCTTTTTGGAGGTTATCTCTATTTCCATAAGGCCCCGAACGCGCGCGAATTCCACGAAGAACTTGTACGCAAAATGAGCAAACTTCATCTTTATGACTGTCTGCGCGCCAATAAGTCACTGGCTGCCTGGGGTGTAGAAGGCCGTGTACCGTTCCTTGACAAAGACTTTATCGACGTTGCCATGAGACTCAATCCGCTGGACAAAATGAACATTCGCCTTCCCGACGGAAAACAGCGCATGGAAAAATGGATTCTGCGCAAAGCCTTCGAAGATATGCTCCCCGAAAACATCTGCTGGAGACAAAAGGAACAGTTCTCTGACGGCGTAGGCTACAGCTGGATTGACACCCTTAAGGAAATGACTGCACGCAAGGTATCTGACGCAGAGTTTGCACAGAGGGCAAAGCGCTTCCCGGTAAATACTCCTGTAACAAAAGAAGAGTATTACTACCGCGAAATTTACAGCAGATTCTTCCCAAGCGAAAGTGCAGCCCTTACTGTTCCGCATGAAGCAGGAGTTGCCTGTTCAACTGCAAAGGCTCTTGAATGGGACGCAGCCTGGAAAAACATGGACGAACCTTCAGGACGCGCAATTGCCGGTGTTCACGACAAGGCATATTAA
- a CDS encoding ATP-grasp domain-containing protein: MTVVFFSTNTNIYDGRMHFFNKPSARDFLSELMAAFPGTQFYVVTQRPGMFLADIDQNGNIIECPGIKYIVADNEDARTFAQRIVSLNPDTAVAASFWVTPFDWLGLSDALVAEYLEQAGIRTICNTSKTQYTCFDKNVTHDFLTANNFCTPRSIFVHRERFIAERGRAEIHTNAYREYIFSELDKLNYPVVIKDTSGLSSYGMEVVKSSKAARGFLCSKNCSCDKIVQEFIEGISFGTEIYGRNGDYEVMDPFMFSVNKYGLTSPKQSVKLGPVTAECFCTADMKRELKRLADVLCIDGIAQVDLIFNPEQKKWYIIEINPRLSGMTKSVAAANGFNFLAALYDKNTAFCRLNKKFVLTFKFPILDEKTLVQLCGFPGILSVSQTVNDAAKQQRECGFCEVVTGGTDSIVELSECLEKIKDAFPEVMEDVFYEKAKEMLSLIKP, encoded by the coding sequence ATGACGGTCGTCTTTTTCAGCACAAACACGAATATTTATGACGGCCGCATGCACTTTTTCAACAAGCCGTCTGCGCGCGACTTTCTGTCGGAACTAATGGCGGCTTTTCCCGGCACGCAGTTTTATGTTGTCACACAGCGCCCCGGAATGTTTCTGGCCGACATTGACCAAAACGGAAACATTATTGAATGCCCCGGAATAAAATACATTGTTGCAGACAACGAAGATGCCCGGACCTTTGCACAAAGAATCGTTTCTTTAAATCCAGACACTGCGGTAGCGGCAAGTTTTTGGGTAACACCGTTTGACTGGCTTGGACTTTCGGACGCTCTTGTGGCAGAATATCTTGAACAGGCCGGAATAAGAACAATATGCAATACATCCAAAACACAGTACACTTGCTTTGACAAAAACGTCACTCACGATTTTTTAACCGCAAACAATTTCTGTACACCGCGCTCAATATTTGTACACAGGGAACGGTTTATTGCAGAACGCGGGCGAGCAGAAATCCACACGAATGCTTACAGGGAATATATTTTTTCAGAACTGGACAAGTTGAATTACCCGGTTGTAATCAAAGACACATCGGGGCTCAGCTCTTACGGCATGGAAGTTGTAAAAAGTTCCAAAGCGGCGCGGGGTTTTCTCTGTTCAAAAAACTGCAGCTGCGACAAAATTGTACAGGAATTTATAGAAGGCATAAGTTTTGGCACAGAAATTTACGGAAGAAACGGCGACTATGAAGTTATGGATCCGTTTATGTTTTCTGTAAACAAATACGGCCTTACAAGTCCAAAGCAGAGCGTAAAATTGGGCCCGGTTACGGCAGAGTGCTTTTGTACCGCAGACATGAAGCGTGAACTCAAAAGACTGGCAGATGTTCTTTGCATAGACGGAATAGCGCAGGTCGATTTGATATTCAACCCGGAACAAAAAAAGTGGTATATAATAGAAATAAACCCGCGGCTTTCTGGTATGACAAAATCTGTTGCGGCGGCAAACGGCTTTAATTTTCTGGCTGCTTTGTATGACAAAAATACCGCTTTCTGCAGACTGAATAAAAAATTTGTTCTTACCTTTAAGTTTCCCATTCTTGACGAAAAGACACTGGTTCAGCTTTGCGGCTTTCCCGGAATTTTGAGTGTAAGCCAGACCGTAAATGATGCGGCAAAACAACAGAGGGAATGCGGTTTTTGTGAAGTTGTCACCGGCGGAACAGATTCTATTGTTGAACTTTCTGAATGTCTTGAAAAAATAAAAGACGCCTTCCCTGAAGTAATGGAAGACGTCTTCTATGAAAAAGCAAAAGAAATGCTTTCTTTAATCAAGCCCTGA